TTTGAGACAAGGGTCACGAGATGGTTCTTGTGAGTATTCCGACGGTCCACGAACCCCAGGCATATCTTTTTTTATTGCAGATAACCACCAGAAAAGACAGCTTCCTTTGCTTTGTTCTGTGGTCAGAGAAAGGACTTTTGTGGCTTGGATCACAATGTGTTGACGGATTCTTCATGCAAAAAGATTACAAAATGTCATAAAAAATCTTACACATATTAGACGGATGCAGCAGTTGAGAGAATGTTTTTTataagatacaaaaaaaaatcatacttttAACCAAAGTATAATAATCAAAGAAGATAAACAAACAGTGAGTATTGGTCATCTAAACGTCAAAAGCTAAATCTATGCAGAtccaatacaaaaaaaattggagaaTAATTGTAGAAAAACACTTGGAACAATCGTAGTAAAGAGAATAAGTAACGAAGAAAATGACTAACCTTGGAGTGGAacgagaggaggagagagagctcGAGTGGCAATGAGAGGCGTTAGATCGAGATGCCACGTTTTGGAGAGAAAATGACAAATCACATTGGGCTGGTAACATAATGGGCCGAATGAGTATAGCAGGCCCAAATAGCCCACCCGATAAGGGACTGGGACTCCCTCAGTGACCGACCCCAAGCGACGACCATGGAAACCCTTTTCAGAGTCTCACTCCGTCTTCTCCCGGTTTCCGCCGCCGTGACACGTCGCTCAATCCGTTTCCCCGTTTCAACACCCGGTTCCTCCTCCCACTTGCTGAACCGTAGTCTGTATaagttctcttcttcttcctcctctgtgAAGACAAATGCTGGTTGGCTGTTGGGTCTGGGTGACAAGAAGAAAAAGCCAACGAATTTACCTGATATCGTAGCAGCCGGAGATCCGGTTCTGCACGAGAAGGCCCGAGAGGTTGACCCGGATGAAATCGGGTCGGAGCGTATTCAGAAGATAATTGATGATATGGTCAAAGTTATGAGATTGGCTCCTGGCGTTGGCCTCGCCGCTCCTCAGATTGGTATCCCTTTAAGAGTAAGTTAgggtattgttttttttctagtattttttttaacaacattgcATTCATAAATCACCACATCATGTTACCGCAAACACATGAAAAGTGGGAACATGAATCTAACGCAGATTCATGTGGGAACAAACGCAGACTTAACCGTCATTTTTCTAGTATCCTCTTCTTTTGattgaatatgtttttttggtGATTCAGATTATTGTTTTGGAAGATACAATAGAGTATATAAGTTACGCACCAAAGGAGGAGGTTCTTGCTCAAGAAAGACGTCCTTTTGATCTCTTggtaaaaacataataaatacttgtgaattttgttaaaatttagacaaaagtttttttaattttttttggcttGTTAGGTGATGGTGAATCCGGAGCTTAAGGGGGTTAGCAACAAGAAAGCTCTCTTCTTTGAAGGATGTCTGAGTGTGGATGGATTCAGAGGTGCGGTGGAGAGATACCTCGAAGTGGAAGTCACAGGCTACGATCGTCAAGGGAAACGAATCGAAGTGAATGCTTCAGGTTGGCAAGCGAGGATTCTGCAACACGAGTGCGATCATTTGGATGGTAATCTTTATGTGGATAAGATGATACCACGCACTTTTAGGATAGTCGACAACTTGGACTTGCCTCTCGCAGAAGGCTGTCCTAAACTCGGGCCTCAATGAGACCATACAGACAGATGCTTAGACAGAAGTTTGTTAATGTAATTTTCGATTCTTAAACATGTGAGCTTAATATCTTAAAAAGTTGTTTCGGATTCAAGATTTTTGTATTCATTCACGAAAGTAATATTAATTTAAGATAAGATCATATCACAAATTAAGACAGCTATTTCATAGTTGGAAATGTGTCATCTCGCTCGATCTGGAAGAGACACGGCGGAGAAGGCGTGAAACGCGGCGGTGAAGTGGCACCTCAGATCAAGCAAAAATAGAACTAGAGCTTAAATTTAAGTTAattaatcaataaataaaaaggaaagatCTAATCACAGCCGTCCGTTTTGCAATCAACGGACAAACCCATGTcggaaagtttatttttatttttctctggaACACACTTCAATCTAAAATTCGGACAGAGATTGTGGAACCCATGTCGGAAAGTCGGTTTGATTTATACAGAAATTATATCTCGATAGCTAATTTACAAATCACCCAGAAAAAATCATAAGTATCACAATCTATATAGCTTAACCGGAGGAAATCCAGAAGAGAGTTAAAGATTGTATCAGAGAGCCACACagagaaatacaaaaaaaaaaaaaagaagaagatcaaagaCAGTATTACTATTTATCTCTTTATAATTTTGCATGCCTACCTCGATCTGCGCTTCGGTGGCCTTTTCCTCGGATTATTATTCTTCTTCCCCGGCGGTTTCTTCCCAAACGCAGAGCAGCAACCGCACGTCGACAACCTCGGAGACGGCGGCTCCACCGCAGGAGACACTCTTCCGGTAGTTCTGTGATGTCGTGCGGCTCCTCCGCCGTTGGATCGACTCCTCTCGATTGTTGGAACACCGGTTTTGATCGGCCTGAGCTTGTCTTTCTCGTCGCCGGCGATCGGTTTCGGTTGCTCTGAGGTTTCAGACATCGGCTTAGGCTGTTCGTCGCGTTGACTTTCTTCTTTCTGCTCGTTGGCCTGTTTGTTAAGCTCGGCGATGACACGGTCGTCCCAGACTATGCCGGAAGATCCCTGACGGCGGAAGGAGATGGTTGATCTTTGAAGACCTTCCATGGatctctgtttttctttctctctctctctgccttGAAATCTTCGCTTCTTTTGAGCTAAAAGACgagtaaaaagaaagaaagaaagaaagtgaTTAGGATTATAAGTGATTAATCAATCATTGTGTTCCAGACTTTTATTTCTGTTCTCACTTTTTTAAATGAGCTCGGTCcactattattattactatttattattttgatgatGATTCATTGGTGGTGATGTATccaatttgaattttttttcgttACAACTTGTATCAACACATAATCCTCTTTAGTTAATATGCAGATCCACAGAAAACTTGTCTGTTggcttttctttttctatatttCAAAAACTCAAACTgcgtatttttattatttattagtacTAAAACAAATGGTATGGTTTAGATAATAATAGCTTAGAAAGTGGAAACGAACACGAGAATTGACTTTTAGGCGACGATTTATTTAATCTAAAACAAAATCTTACTCTTCATTGGGTAACCAAATATATTGGGTGAGTGGGTGAGGATGGCATTAGATACCAAATCTCTCGTTTCAAATctgaaatgaaaaagaaaaaaattataatagggaggggtaaaagtgggtcaaaaTAACTCGGTTGCCAATTTGTAACGAAGTCAAGTTCTTCGTCGTATACTATATAGTTTTATTCAAGCAACTCATCCACCCTCTCATGTCATGTATCTTACTGTTTTTAGTtagtttttattctttttcttttttgctccaaaaaaaaactaactaaaatCGGTTTCCTCAAAGAAGCAAGGAAGCGTCGGAAGGCAAAGGATTCAGATTGCTAAGATAGAGAAGGAGAGCCACAGGCAAGTCACTTTCTCGAAACGCAGAGCTGGTCTCTTTAAGAAATCCAGCGAGCTGTGCAGTTTGTACGGTGTAGAGGTTGCAATCATCGTATACTCTCCTGCTAATAAGGCTTTCTCATTTGGCCATCCAAACGTCTACTCTGTATTGAAACCACATCAGCAAGGAGCGAGTTAAGTCTGGTGTTGAGCCAGGTTGAAGAAGAAAGGTGAGGAGATGAGCAAAACTAAAAGCGATAGTCAAATGGACTGTGGAGGAAATGAGTTTTGCTTCAGTGACATGGAATGAAAGTTAAGCTAATGAACACAATTCTGGTGCCTCCTTCTTCTTGCATGAACAAAATGTCTACTGGTGTTGATGTCTACAAAAAAGATGGTAGTTCAGCTGGGTACGAGCCAGCAGGCCATGATGGATATGAGTGGCGTTGAGCCGTTATCCATCCACTGCTGAGAGAGGGAGGTGATCGCTGCTCTGTGAAACCAGCCTCACGCATTGCCCTCCACTTTAGGAACCGTCCGCGCGAAGCTTTcgctcagcacacacagaccACTCTCAGCTTGGAACGGGCAGCCCAGAACAGTGCCACATCAAATCCGACCTGTTGGCCGAGCCAGTGTTCTACAAACTTATCATCCCCACATGGGTTACAAGCACTCGTTACTGAGCTCGACGTACAATCATTGGTTTAAGGACTTATATAAACACAACAATTACAAGTCAAGTAACCGATGTGGGACAAAATAGAAGTTTTAGATAATTTTCTGTTGTACTGCAATATTCAtcaattctttttgttttcattctATATCTTTTTCTACAAATAGAACTTCaataattgtatgtatatcgcATTTTACATGTTAAAATCAAATCTGTATGTGTCTCGCATGAAAGTTTGGTTCCTATTGAATATGTTATTGCTGCTCTAAAAAATTTCTCCTTCAGTAAAAAGCTCTCCCTCTTTTGTACAAGTGAGCAAAGAAACTTGAGAAGATCATCCATCCCCTCCATGTTGCAGTACATCTCTTACAAACACACGACACGTCTCTCTGGAGAAATCAGTAACCGACAAGAAGAATGTGACGTACCATGTGAGGAATCAGTAGAAAACAAGAAGACAAaggaatccacctaacaaagaCAACCCACAAGTTGTGCTaggaaatatatttatatataaatatctcaAGAAACCGAAAAAAGAACCAGACAGAGACAGACCACCACCTTCTCCTTGATTCCATCGCCTTACATTTTGAGGTGATTTTTTATCACTCAACTTGATGCGACTTACTATTGGTCCGTTTCTCATCAGATGATAGAGATGGACAAGCATTAGATTCATTTGAGACCGTTGTTATGATGCCCCCACCTGTTGCTTTTAGTACTCTTTCCTTTTTGTTTCTACCATCTAACACCATAAAGGCAATCAATCACTCGTCCTGCTCAATGAGTTACATATATTTCTTTTCCGAAAGAATCTTCTATATATAAAGTTTCTTGATTCATCTAGAGGTTTACTTCTGTCTTAATGAGGAGCAGAAAGTGAGTGGATGTTATAGATTCTAGAATCTTAGTTACACTTTCAGATATTCAGACAGAAGCTTGGTGATGTCTCTTCAGATATTCACAAACCCATCTCATGGTTTAGCTCAGGTATGGTTCTCTAAGAGGATATCATGCAAGACAAGACTGAGTCGTGTTCTCGCCACGCCACCGTCTTCAACCCTCTTGCATATGGACGAAAACAACAACAATCTTCCCAAGTCCATAAAGGGTTTTGATTCAAGAGGCAGTTTGAACAATCTCCATGCAGATTCTATGCTCAGGCAGGCCAATACGGTGGGAATTATCGGAGGCATTTCAACTGATTCCACTCTAAACTTCGTTAGGAAACTCGAGGACTGGAGCTCAAAAGGTGGTAAGAGCTCCTTACCCTTTGTGCTATGCTCGGATCCTAAGCTCAACAAGGAGCTTCTCTTATACGAGGAGAACTCTTACCCTTCTCTCTACCATAGAGTAAAGCGCACTCCAGCGGATGAAAACCAGATTGTGGAGAATCTAAGGAACAAGAGGAGATCTCTTGAGAGGTGTGGAGCTAAACTAATCTTAATGCCTTGTCATATTGCGCATACATGGTATGATGAGGTCTGTGAAGGGAGTTCAGTTCCTATGCTTCACATGGGTGACTGCATTGTCAAAGAGCTTGAAGAGGCCAAGATGAAGCCTCTTGAAGCTGGGAATCCTCTGCGTGTAGGTGTGATGGCGTCAAGCGCCACGTTATCCGCAGGGTTCTACCAGGAGAGACTACAGAACAATGTGAGTGTTCATGTTGTGTCCATTAGctcttatcatttttttttgtctgatacTTGTTTTGTAAGCAGGGATTTGAGGCGGTGCTTCCAGACAAGGCGACAATGGATCACACGGTGATCCCAGCTATAGAAGCAATGAAGAGAGATGACATGGAAGGAGCAAGGAACCTTTTGAGGATAGCATTGCAGGTGCTGTTGGTTCAGGCGGTGAATGTGGTGTTGCTAGGGTCAGATGAGATGAGGGACCTCTTGCCAGGGGATGATCCTCTGCTAAAGAAGTGTGTTGATCCAATGGATGCACTTGCAAGGTCTGCCATCAAATGGGCAGAGAGTCTATGATGATCTTAAGGAATGAATTAGTTGAAGTTTGTGTATTGTATACATAGTTGAACTTTGTGGGTGTGTGGACCGGTGTTAGAAAGATCATATCattaccaaaacaaaaaccaaagtcTTTTTATTTGTTGGGTCAACACAAGTGTGAACATGTCTAAAGCCAAATAAGTTTGAACATGTGTTGGCATTGAATGCATTGTGTAATATGCTTTATTTTACAGACAATTATTAGTGGAAATTATAAAGGAAAAGATAAATTTTGTGGAGAAGTTAAATATCTGCAGGAGGATGACCAGGCATGCTTGGACAAGTTGTGTTGTTAGGATTCTTATTGTCCAAAGGGTTCTTGTTCTTATATtcattgttattgttgttgttgtttttgttgtcAGTGTTCATCCCCAGTGTGTTCTTCACTGCCTCTGATGCGTCATGTGCCATGCTCTTCACTTTCTCTCCTTTCTGGTTAATCAACATTCTTATTTCTTTAACAAagacaaagaaagaaaatgcAAAACACACATGTAGAGTTGATGTGTTAGTTAACCTCCTGAAGAAAGCTTGATGCTTGAGAAGAGTTGGTGTTGTCTGCTTTGCACTCAGCCCTCTTCACCTGATATTAAACACCAGATTTCTCCACGTTACATAATATCTTTTTTTGTCATACATATTAATATGATCGCAAAAAGTCAGAAGTAGTGGGGAAATTGAACAAGATCACTCACATGTGCTTGGCCCACGATTTGGCCGGCCCTCACACTGAACTCCTCATCCTGTCTGCTCGCCATTTCTTACTTTTCTTGTCAAACAATGTCATCTGTCtttataaacaatttttcttGGTGTTCCATTTTTCAAGGAAGGCTTTTCGCTTTTATGATCCATCGTTTTCTCAACCATGATTTTGACTTTTTCACCCGTATTTACATTTACCTTCCGTATTCACgtcaatttcttttttttacttatatgaaaaaataaaactctTTCTCAAAACAAAGTCAAGTCAATACAACAACCATTACGTATTAGAGAATTCATACGGAGACTTTTTGACGTGAGACTGCACCTTTTAGACCCACTCTTAAGAATCTAACAACCAAACAGCCTCACCGCAAATCAAAACTTTTTCGGTTTTCAGGAGTCTTTCCTCAATCGCTCATGTCGTCAAAATCTTCAAACTCATTGACACCATCAGCTGCTTCATCCTCTGATTCGTCTGCATCTTCATCTGTTTCCATTGCTTCATCTGGTCCTTGTCCCTCTTCATCATCAGTGTCCTTGTCCTCATAGATAAGGGgaccttcatcttcttcttcatcatccaaaTCGTCCACAAGCTACCATTAACACAATCAATGACGAATCAGTAACATACACACAGTCCTAATCAACTTTATGGATGCAAAGCGAGGTCAGAACTTTTATCGCGTTATTTAATTCCCGAAGCGATCAATGGAATCAAACACCAAATCTAATGCTACCCCTAGGCCACACAATGAAATCAAATTCTTTTACGTTCCAGGGGAATAAAAATACATACCAAGTCTAAGCTGCTTGAAACTTCAACGGCAGTGTGAAGGGTTGATACCCGTGATTCAATGAGCTGcacaaacaaaaagaatcaaATAGAATATTAATCACTCATACTTTCTATCTAACTAGTAAGCAGTTCCTAACCTGATACATGGAGTTCAAAGCGAGCACAGATGACTCTTGGGACATAATCCCACTGGAATGAGTAAGTAACAGACTTTTTATCCACGGAACCGCACAAGCTAAAACCGCACCcctgcaataaaaaaaaataaaaatcaaaacttcaaaatcagCTTCAACAACACACATAAACAGATCAAAACTCTTACCTAGATTGTAGTATTGGTAGAAGGGAATTAAGAAGCTTGAGTACTTCTGCTGAATTCAACTTAGCAACCGAGTTAGCAATCACCTGTTAACACACATAATTGGAACAATGAAACAAGCAATAAGAAGAGGTAAACGGAACAGACAGAACACTATCTGCCGAACCTGTTCATCTCGGTTGTACAAGCAATCAAGTAGAAGAGACCGATCATCAGCATGCAATGCTTGTCTCAGAAGAACGTTCACAGAGGCTGCGGTAGGAGGCTTATCATCGACCGCTGCAGAATCCTTACTACTCTGCTTCTCTCCCTCTAATAAGTGAAGACTCTCAAACTTATCACCCATCGTTGGCTCGTTATCAGCATCCTCTACTACCCCTCCATCTCTATCTTCATCAACACCTAACATTCATATATAAATCAGGATTTGAGCCAATCAAAATCTCTAGCTTTATACTCAAAACTTTGTTACCGGAATCACGCGGCTCTCTTGTCGAAGGCACATCGGGATCGGGTTCAGCTCGCTTCCTGCTCTTCTTCTtatgcttcttcttctctctaggAGTAGTCTCGGCGATTTCACCTGTTGAATTCACAGAAAAAAGGAAAGGGGGTTACGCCATGCGAGAGGTGAAATTGAGCAATCGGAGAGTGAAGCAAACCTCCGTCAGAGGTGGGAAGAGGCTTCAGTTTCTCCTTGGCCATAGTCGGCGGTGAGCGTGAGAAgcggaaagagagagagagacggcgcgggtttagggtttagcctCCACGACTACAGAGTTAAAAGCTACGGGTCGGGTTAGATTAGGTGGAGGTTGacgtgttcttttttttttctctattggGCCGACATGACTGAATAGTTGGGCTGAGATTATTGTGCAATCTGTTCCCAACtatgttttttgtatataataggGGTGCTTTATTTTTCCGCTTAATTTTATAACAAGCAAATGGTATTGTCACGTT
This genomic interval from Brassica napus cultivar Da-Ae chromosome A6, Da-Ae, whole genome shotgun sequence contains the following:
- the LOC106346664 gene encoding peptide deformylase 1A, chloroplastic/mitochondrial; this encodes METLFRVSLRLLPVSAAVTRRSIRFPVSTPGSSSHLLNRSLYKFSSSSSSVKTNAGWLLGLGDKKKKPTNLPDIVAAGDPVLHEKAREVDPDEIGSERIQKIIDDMVKVMRLAPGVGLAAPQIGIPLRIIVLEDTIEYISYAPKEEVLAQERRPFDLLVMVNPELKGVSNKKALFFEGCLSVDGFRGAVERYLEVEVTGYDRQGKRIEVNASGWQARILQHECDHLDGNLYVDKMIPRTFRIVDNLDLPLAEGCPKLGPQ
- the LOC106346658 gene encoding broad specificity amino-acid racemase RacX, whose translation is MSLQIFTNPSHGLAQVWFSKRISCKTRLSRVLATPPSSTLLHMDENNNNLPKSIKGFDSRGSLNNLHADSMLRQANTVGIIGGISTDSTLNFVRKLEDWSSKGGKSSLPFVLCSDPKLNKELLLYEENSYPSLYHRVKRTPADENQIVENLRNKRRSLERCGAKLILMPCHIAHTWYDEVCEGSSVPMLHMGDCIVKELEEAKMKPLEAGNPLRVGVMASSATLSAGFYQERLQNNGFEAVLPDKATMDHTVIPAIEAMKRDDMEGARNLLRIALQVLLVQAVNVVLLGSDEMRDLLPGDDPLLKKCVDPMDALARSAIKWAESL
- the LOC106346659 gene encoding WD repeat-containing protein 43 isoform X2 — its product is MAKEKLKPLPTSDGGEIAETTPREKKKHKKKSRKRAEPDPDVPSTREPRDSGVDEDRDGGVVEDADNEPTMGDKFESLHLLEGEKQSSKDSAAVDDKPPTAASVNVLLRQALHADDRSLLLDCLYNRDEQVIANSVAKLNSAEVLKLLNSLLPILQSRGAVLACAVPWIKSLLLTHSSGIMSQESSVLALNSMYQLIESRVSTLHTAVEVSSSLDLLVDDLDDEEEDEGPLIYEDKDTDDEEGQGPDEAMETDEDADESEDEAADGVNEFEDFDDMSD
- the LOC106346661 gene encoding late embryogenesis abundant protein 1, with the protein product MASRQDEEFSVRAGQIVGQAHVKRAECKADNTNSSQASSFLQEKGEKVKSMAHDASEAVKNTLGMNTDNKNNNNNNNEYKNKNPLDNKNPNNTTCPSMPGHPPADI
- the LOC111216269 gene encoding uncharacterized protein At1g15400-like, which codes for MEGLQRSTISFRRQGSSGIVWDDRVIAELNKQANEQKEESQRDEQPKPMSETSEQPKPIAGDEKDKLRPIKTGVPTIERSRSNGGGAARHHRTTGRVSPAVEPPSPRLSTCGCCSAFGKKPPGKKNNNPRKRPPKRRSR
- the LOC106346659 gene encoding WD repeat-containing protein 43 isoform X1; translation: MAKEKLKPLPTSDGAGEIAETTPREKKKHKKKSRKRAEPDPDVPSTREPRDSGVDEDRDGGVVEDADNEPTMGDKFESLHLLEGEKQSSKDSAAVDDKPPTAASVNVLLRQALHADDRSLLLDCLYNRDEQVIANSVAKLNSAEVLKLLNSLLPILQSRGAVLACAVPWIKSLLLTHSSGIMSQESSVLALNSMYQLIESRVSTLHTAVEVSSSLDLLVDDLDDEEEDEGPLIYEDKDTDDEEGQGPDEAMETDEDADESEDEAADGVNEFEDFDDMSD